One window from the genome of Anomalospiza imberbis isolate Cuckoo-Finch-1a 21T00152 chromosome 13, ASM3175350v1, whole genome shotgun sequence encodes:
- the CIAO2A gene encoding cytosolic iron-sulfur assembly component 2A: MALALALLWQALGRAWRSPAGSARHAPPSRAMEHDRAIEVYDIIRTIRDPEKPNTLEELEVVTENCVEVQEIGEDEYLVIIRFTPTVPHCSLATLIGLCLRIKLQRCLPFRHKLEIYISEGTHSTEEDINKQINDKERVAAAMENPNLREIVEQCVTEPD, encoded by the exons ATGGCGCTGGCGCTGGCGCTGCTGTGGCAGGCGCTGGGCCGGGCGTGGCGGAGCCCCGCCGGTAGCGCCCGCCATGCGCCCCCGAGCCGCGCCATGGAGCACGACAGGGCCATCGAGGTCTACG ATATAATCCGGACTATCCGGGACCCGGAGAAGCCCAACACCTTGGAAGAACTGGAAGTGGTGACAGAAAACTGCGTGGAAGTGCAGGAGATAGGGGAGGATGAATATCTGGTCATCATCAGGTTTACACCAACAGTACCTCATTGCTCCTTGGCCACTCTCATCG GCCTTTGTTTAAGAATCAAACTTCAGAGATGTTTGCCTTTTAGACACAAG CTGGAAATCTACATTTCTGAGGGCACACATTCCACGGAGGAGGACA TCAACAAGCAGATCAACGACAAGGAGAGGGTGGCAGCAGCCATGGAGAACCCCAACCTGCGGGAGATCGTGGAGCAGTGCGTGACTGAGCCCGACTAG